The following proteins come from a genomic window of Methanocella conradii HZ254:
- a CDS encoding NUDIX hydrolase, whose amino-acid sequence MAEKFIVGCYGLTFDSDSLLMARQRSGYWAGKWTSPGGKLEPGESLEKCVERETYEETHCRVKAVKQLNAISPYSPDSAFEKQVVLVFYLCKYLEGEPKKGDGVDAAEWVSVDRFERLSAGGLVPPQVFNAVSDLCAYKSFPSVSFDFAGAAVKANTLCR is encoded by the coding sequence ATGGCTGAAAAGTTCATCGTGGGCTGCTATGGCCTCACTTTCGATAGCGATAGCCTGCTAATGGCCAGGCAGCGCTCTGGCTACTGGGCAGGCAAGTGGACATCGCCCGGCGGCAAGCTGGAGCCGGGCGAGAGCTTAGAGAAGTGCGTTGAACGGGAGACGTATGAGGAGACACATTGCCGGGTTAAAGCGGTTAAGCAATTAAACGCCATATCGCCATATAGCCCCGACTCTGCCTTCGAAAAGCAGGTCGTGCTGGTCTTTTATCTATGTAAGTATTTAGAGGGCGAGCCGAAAAAAGGCGATGGCGTTGATGCAGCCGAATGGGTCAGCGTGGACAGGTTCGAACGCCTGTCAGCAGGGGGCCTCGTTCCGCCCCAGGTGTTTAACGCTGTGTCTGACCTGTGCGCATACAAATCGTTCCCCTCAGTGTCTTTCGACTTCGCGGGGGCGGCGGTGAAGGCGAATACACTATGCAGGTGA
- a CDS encoding prenyltransferase/squalene oxidase repeat-containing protein — MMAPSSYDRYINVEALASYILKRRNPDGGFCFYGLDESSLNDAFYAVMVLDLLGRLPTDDRTVEYVRSFQNDDGGFISVYSAWCTLKALKALGASPRHDPGEYLLQRFRSHRIRDDVYIESLSIFESSFYLADMLAMTGRRELCKDIAGDVLRYERGDGSFGQPGGSSLMSTYFALAILGLAGTAPADGEKVANYVRARAVKSGGFSKRPETGLAFMDETYYAVKILEALGEKPDNIRETIGFIAACQNENGGFRRARASGISGFDTSYYAVESLRALINV, encoded by the coding sequence ATGATGGCGCCATCATCATACGACAGGTACATTAACGTGGAGGCCCTGGCCAGCTACATCCTGAAGCGCAGAAACCCGGACGGCGGGTTCTGCTTCTATGGCCTGGACGAGTCCAGCCTGAATGACGCCTTCTACGCTGTCATGGTCCTCGATTTGCTTGGACGATTGCCCACCGATGATCGGACCGTGGAATACGTCCGATCCTTCCAAAATGACGATGGGGGATTTATTAGCGTTTACTCGGCATGGTGTACTCTGAAGGCCCTCAAAGCGCTGGGCGCCTCGCCACGCCACGACCCAGGCGAATACCTATTACAGCGCTTCAGGTCACACCGCATACGCGACGACGTATACATAGAAAGCCTGAGCATCTTTGAGTCTTCATTTTACCTCGCAGACATGCTCGCCATGACGGGCAGGCGGGAGCTTTGTAAGGATATCGCCGGTGACGTCTTGAGGTATGAGCGAGGCGATGGAAGCTTCGGCCAGCCCGGCGGCTCTTCCTTGATGTCCACTTACTTCGCATTGGCGATACTGGGCCTGGCCGGCACCGCCCCGGCTGATGGCGAGAAAGTCGCGAATTATGTCAGAGCGCGGGCCGTAAAATCGGGCGGATTCTCGAAAAGGCCTGAGACTGGGCTGGCGTTCATGGACGAGACGTACTATGCCGTTAAGATTCTGGAGGCGCTCGGCGAAAAGCCGGATAATATACGGGAGACAATAGGGTTCATAGCGGCCTGCCAGAACGAGAACGGCGGCTTCAGGAGGGCGAGGGCGTCGGGCATCTCCGGCTTCGACACCTCCTACTATGCGGTGGAGTCGTTGAGGGCGCTGATAAACGTTTAG
- the eno gene encoding phosphopyruvate hydratase encodes MDVFILPVPIEKIHAREVLDSRGNPTVEVEVHTPFSIGAACVPSGASTGTHEALELRDKDKRYGGKGVLKAVRNVNDVIAPKLKGMDAARQRELDMLMLELDGTENKSKLGANAILGVSMAAARAAASALELPLYRYLGGVNAYRLPIPMMNVINGGKHAGSGLAIQEFLLLPVGADTYHEALRMGVETYHTLGKILKDKYGKTATNVGDEGGYAPAIGTTREALDAMMDAIKKAGYEGSVKLGMDAAASEFLKDGKYHIDGKSLSRDQLVKYYADIVKDYPIIVLEDPFAEEDWEGFIAITKEVGKDVTIIGDDIFVTNVKRLQRGISMGAANALLLKLNQIGTVSEAFDAATLAFRNKYKIAVSHRSGETCDSTIADVAVALGAQIIKTGAPARGERTSKYNQLLRIEESLGKAATYTGI; translated from the coding sequence ATGGATGTGTTCATCTTGCCAGTACCAATAGAAAAGATACACGCGAGGGAGGTACTCGACTCGCGTGGCAACCCCACCGTCGAGGTGGAAGTGCATACGCCTTTTAGTATAGGGGCGGCATGCGTGCCCTCCGGCGCCTCCACGGGCACCCACGAGGCGCTCGAGCTGCGGGACAAGGATAAGCGCTATGGCGGAAAGGGCGTGCTGAAGGCCGTGCGCAACGTCAACGATGTAATAGCCCCAAAGCTCAAGGGCATGGACGCCGCTAGACAGCGTGAGCTTGACATGCTCATGCTAGAGTTGGATGGCACCGAGAATAAGTCGAAGCTGGGGGCGAACGCAATTCTTGGCGTTTCGATGGCCGCTGCCAGGGCAGCCGCCAGCGCGCTGGAGCTCCCGCTGTACCGGTACCTGGGCGGCGTAAACGCTTACAGGCTGCCCATCCCCATGATGAACGTCATCAACGGGGGCAAGCACGCGGGCAGCGGGCTGGCCATACAGGAGTTCCTGCTCCTGCCGGTGGGCGCCGACACGTACCACGAGGCATTGCGCATGGGCGTTGAGACCTATCATACGCTCGGAAAAATCCTGAAGGACAAGTACGGAAAGACGGCGACCAACGTGGGCGACGAGGGGGGCTATGCGCCCGCAATTGGCACCACAAGGGAAGCGCTTGACGCCATGATGGACGCGATAAAAAAGGCGGGCTACGAGGGCAGCGTCAAGCTCGGCATGGACGCCGCGGCCAGCGAGTTCCTCAAGGACGGAAAGTACCACATAGACGGCAAGAGCCTGTCGCGTGACCAGCTCGTTAAGTATTATGCGGACATCGTGAAAGACTACCCGATAATAGTGCTGGAGGACCCCTTCGCCGAGGAGGACTGGGAGGGCTTCATTGCAATAACAAAAGAGGTTGGAAAAGACGTGACCATCATCGGGGACGATATATTCGTAACGAATGTCAAGCGCCTCCAGAGGGGCATCAGCATGGGCGCCGCCAACGCCCTGCTGCTAAAGCTAAACCAGATAGGCACGGTATCGGAGGCATTCGACGCCGCCACGCTGGCCTTCAGGAATAAGTATAAAATTGCGGTGAGCCACCGCTCGGGCGAGACGTGCGACTCCACCATAGCGGACGTGGCCGTAGCGCTCGGCGCCCAGATAATCAAGACGGGCGCACCTGCCAGGGGCGAGCGCACCTCAAAGTATAACCAATTACTCAGGATTGAGGAGAGCCTGGGGAAAGCGGCCACATACACTGGCATCTAA
- a CDS encoding dynamin family protein: MQNYSELKNLIRRELNSLRGLISGEAATQEMDALLEKLDSDSFNLAVLGQFKRGKTTFINALLGDNVLPTAVVPLTSIITAIRYGSAPKTTVIYLDGRSEAIEPSQLGDYVTERGNPKNARRVGHVEIEYPSDYLKEGVTIIDTPGIGSTFLHNTEVTYNFLSKVDAAVFMLSVDPPVSEVELKFLEDVRKHVKKLFFVLNKVDNASAAEVSESIAFNGGVIGEKMGAEPKVCPLSARQALEAKLKGDPELLRKSGYTDFEFELEYFLTREKGNVLLRTIVDRALGFVEARRLSLAIEKKTRELSARALEEKAALFNAELERFLRDKEANVHLVEWDVDSIIKTLDEDSGKFKKEMAPVVARQVEEFIDGYPRSGNREFLNAVKGRLYQAVSDACDAWRVREEEKIARLYAEKAKAHAERLDEFVRRIEKASFDIFNVEVKHYSLGCTVDLHTPLFYGIDAFMEEGMLLDTTATALNLLLPPPLFRAQVRGAMREKVERSLDMNLGKIRYAFLESLLKSSKGMKASYESVADTLIASVRSAIERAQAKKSMSVDVGKRSAEIGRLLAALDEQRKRLEAIELSYLQP; this comes from the coding sequence ATGCAAAATTATAGCGAGCTAAAAAACCTTATACGTCGGGAGCTTAACTCGTTGAGGGGACTCATTTCTGGCGAAGCGGCCACACAAGAGATGGATGCGCTGCTTGAAAAGCTGGACTCGGATAGCTTCAACCTGGCCGTGCTCGGCCAGTTCAAAAGGGGGAAGACGACTTTCATCAATGCTTTGCTGGGAGACAATGTGCTGCCGACGGCGGTCGTCCCGCTCACCTCAATAATCACTGCCATAAGGTATGGCAGCGCCCCGAAGACGACGGTAATATACCTGGACGGCAGGTCTGAGGCTATAGAGCCTTCGCAGCTTGGCGATTACGTCACGGAGAGGGGCAACCCGAAAAATGCCAGGCGCGTCGGGCACGTGGAGATTGAGTACCCGTCCGATTACCTGAAGGAGGGCGTCACGATCATCGATACTCCTGGCATCGGCTCCACCTTCCTGCATAACACGGAGGTCACCTATAACTTCCTCTCGAAGGTTGACGCTGCCGTGTTCATGCTATCGGTGGACCCGCCCGTCAGCGAGGTCGAGCTGAAATTCCTTGAGGACGTCAGGAAGCACGTGAAAAAGCTCTTTTTCGTGTTGAACAAGGTGGATAATGCAAGCGCCGCCGAGGTGAGCGAGTCTATTGCATTTAATGGCGGCGTCATCGGGGAAAAGATGGGCGCAGAGCCTAAGGTATGCCCATTGTCGGCAAGGCAGGCGCTCGAGGCGAAGCTAAAAGGCGACCCGGAGCTTTTGAGAAAGAGCGGGTATACCGATTTTGAATTTGAGCTGGAGTATTTTCTTACAAGGGAAAAGGGAAATGTTTTACTGCGCACCATCGTGGATAGGGCGTTGGGCTTCGTCGAGGCGAGGCGCCTTTCCCTGGCCATCGAGAAGAAGACCAGGGAGCTATCGGCAAGGGCACTGGAAGAGAAGGCTGCGCTCTTTAACGCGGAGCTTGAGAGGTTCCTTAGGGATAAGGAGGCGAACGTGCACCTCGTCGAGTGGGACGTCGACTCGATAATAAAAACGCTTGACGAGGACAGCGGAAAGTTCAAGAAGGAGATGGCGCCGGTTGTCGCCCGGCAGGTTGAGGAATTCATCGATGGCTACCCCCGATCGGGCAACCGCGAGTTTTTGAATGCGGTAAAGGGCAGGCTTTATCAGGCCGTCTCGGATGCGTGCGACGCCTGGCGGGTCAGAGAAGAGGAGAAGATCGCACGCCTGTACGCGGAGAAGGCGAAGGCGCACGCGGAGAGGCTGGACGAGTTCGTCCGCAGGATTGAGAAGGCCTCCTTTGACATTTTCAACGTGGAGGTAAAGCATTATTCCCTGGGCTGCACGGTTGACCTGCATACGCCATTATTCTATGGCATCGACGCATTCATGGAGGAGGGCATGCTCCTCGACACCACGGCGACGGCGCTCAACCTGCTATTGCCTCCGCCGCTATTCAGGGCACAGGTGAGGGGCGCGATGCGGGAGAAGGTGGAGCGCTCGCTCGACATGAACTTGGGCAAGATCCGCTACGCTTTCCTCGAGAGCCTCCTGAAGTCCTCGAAGGGCATGAAGGCCTCCTACGAGTCCGTGGCCGATACGCTCATAGCCTCGGTACGGTCTGCAATAGAGAGGGCTCAGGCCAAAAAATCCATGTCAGTAGACGTGGGGAAGCGGTCGGCAGAGATAGGCCGGCTGCTGGCCGCCCTGGACGAGCAAAGGAAACGGCTGGAGGCCATCGAGCTTAGCTACCTGCAGCCTTAG
- a CDS encoding MFS transporter — protein MSLKTNAKFNGMLAAKSAALVFVLMLGTVSLFADMTYEGARSITGPYLAILGASATAVGLVAGLGELIGYGLRLVTGYISDKTRQYWAITIIGYAVNLLAVPLLALAGRWEIAAVLMIMERLGKAIRTPARDVMVSHATVQMGRGWGFGVYEALDQIGALTGPLVVAAVLYLKGNYQAGFAVLLIPAVMALVVLIAARLKYPRPADFEPAAVKLETKGFTGAFWVYLAGVALVAAAYADFPLIAFHFEKASVVSSGWIPVFYALAMGVDAVAAMGFGRLFDKIGIKTLAIVALISAFFAPFVFMGGFAFALLGMALWGIGMGAQESIMKAAVANMVPVEKRGTAYGIFNTGYGVFWFLGSAAMGMLYDVSIPCLVAFSVLLQMASIPIFLRAGKEKK, from the coding sequence ATGAGCTTGAAGACAAACGCGAAGTTTAATGGCATGCTGGCCGCGAAAAGCGCAGCCCTGGTTTTCGTCCTCATGCTGGGCACCGTGAGCCTTTTCGCGGATATGACCTACGAAGGCGCGAGAAGCATCACCGGCCCCTACCTGGCCATACTGGGGGCGAGCGCGACCGCCGTAGGGCTAGTGGCAGGGCTGGGGGAACTCATAGGCTACGGCCTCAGGCTGGTAACAGGATATATAAGCGATAAGACGAGGCAATACTGGGCTATCACCATCATCGGCTACGCCGTGAACCTCCTCGCGGTGCCCCTTCTTGCGCTGGCAGGCCGCTGGGAGATAGCGGCCGTTTTAATGATAATGGAAAGGCTTGGAAAGGCCATCAGGACCCCGGCGAGGGACGTGATGGTCTCGCACGCAACCGTGCAGATGGGGAGGGGCTGGGGTTTTGGCGTCTACGAGGCGCTTGACCAGATAGGGGCGCTGACGGGGCCGCTCGTCGTGGCCGCAGTCTTATACCTAAAAGGCAATTACCAGGCTGGCTTTGCCGTCCTGCTTATACCCGCCGTCATGGCCCTCGTCGTCCTCATAGCGGCCAGGCTAAAATATCCCAGGCCTGCGGATTTCGAGCCGGCTGCGGTGAAGCTCGAGACAAAAGGCTTTACGGGCGCGTTCTGGGTATACCTCGCGGGCGTGGCGCTGGTTGCGGCAGCCTACGCAGATTTCCCGCTGATAGCCTTCCACTTCGAAAAGGCGTCTGTCGTCTCCTCTGGCTGGATACCCGTCTTTTACGCCCTCGCCATGGGCGTTGATGCCGTGGCCGCCATGGGTTTCGGGCGGCTTTTCGATAAGATAGGCATCAAGACGCTAGCCATTGTTGCCCTGATTTCAGCCTTCTTCGCCCCCTTCGTGTTTATGGGCGGCTTCGCTTTTGCGCTACTGGGCATGGCGCTGTGGGGCATAGGCATGGGCGCCCAGGAATCCATCATGAAGGCGGCGGTGGCTAACATGGTACCCGTGGAGAAAAGGGGCACCGCTTACGGCATCTTTAACACTGGATATGGGGTGTTTTGGTTCCTCGGCAGCGCCGCCATGGGTATGCTATACGACGTCTCCATACCATGCCTCGTCGCCTTCTCTGTGTTGCTTCAAATGGCGTCAATACCCATATTCCTGAGGGCAGGAAAGGAGAAAAAGTGA
- a CDS encoding HEAT repeat domain-containing protein: MQADISQIIISPIKRLILWLSKRNIAKLEKEEDVGGLAEILCGMSGELRLDAALALGRIGGKSAMAMDSLIYALRDNERDARRCAAIALGEAGCYKAVTPLIMRLRTMTMESAKPP, from the coding sequence ATGCAAGCGGATATATCTCAAATAATCATTTCGCCTATAAAGCGCTTAATTTTATGGCTCTCGAAAAGAAATATCGCAAAACTGGAGAAGGAGGAGGACGTCGGGGGCCTCGCTGAAATCTTATGCGGCATGAGCGGTGAACTCAGGCTTGACGCTGCCCTGGCGCTCGGGAGAATCGGGGGCAAAAGCGCCATGGCCATGGATAGCCTCATTTATGCATTACGAGATAATGAAAGGGACGCTCGTAGATGTGCCGCCATAGCGCTGGGCGAAGCGGGCTGCTATAAGGCGGTCACACCCCTCATCATGCGCCTTAGGACGATGACGATGGAGTCCGCAAAGCCGCCATAG
- a CDS encoding HEAT repeat domain-containing protein, translating to MVSLDKLSDHEAVERLIDCLNDPDPSIRGKAAWALGKIGDLRAIDPLILGLNDKDPNVAYEANRALYCLGWNRL from the coding sequence ATAGTCTCGCTCGACAAGCTCAGCGACCATGAAGCGGTTGAACGCTTAATCGATTGCCTAAATGATCCTGACCCATCCATACGCGGGAAAGCGGCATGGGCCCTGGGCAAGATAGGCGACCTTCGGGCCATTGACCCGCTCATCCTCGGCCTTAATGATAAGGACCCAAATGTCGCCTACGAGGCAAATAGAGCCTTATATTGCCTCGGCTGGAATCGGCTTTAG